A region of the Harpia harpyja isolate bHarHar1 chromosome 14, bHarHar1 primary haplotype, whole genome shotgun sequence genome:
ttttatgAAGCAGCACTGCTAGGAAAAGCCTCCTCTTATGAGCTGATGGTTACAGCCCAAAACTGTAGTAACCAATACTAAAATATGCAGCTTAAACGTGTCACATATTGTATTAATTATTTACATactaaaaaaccaacaaaccctccCACACGCACACACTGAAAAGCTGCAGTAATTTTCCCCTAACTAGCTCTGGATGTTATGGTACCTAGTGAACTACTTGACACTCTCTCCTAAGCAGCAGCCTGCAGACAAATACTCAGATTAGAGTGGTTCAGAACTAGTGCATCTGCAGcaattttctccctctctcataCCTATTTCATTATGCTCTTCAACTGATTTTACTTCAACAGAAAAACATTACTTGAGAGAATCTTGAAAAGAATCACTGTGGCTTAGCTTCACTGTGTGCTACATTTGCCTTGACAGGCTGTAGATGCCAGTCAGCTGCACTTACAGTGGTCTTAAGTGATCAATGATGAGTAAGAATAGAAAGGGCCAAGAAATGGCTGAAGAGTCACAGAGCCATTAAAGGACTGAAACAGAGGTGATACGCTTCAAATGGCATTACTCATCCATGGCTTATCAGACTGCTGGACTTAGCACAAGTCAGAAGTAATATGGAAATACATTTCCTATTTGCAGAAACAGAGCGACAGGCAGTTTAGTATGGATATTTACCTATGCAGGTAACAAGCACTTACTCCTTTTTGCCAAATTATTCTGATGACTCCGCTACCAAGAACGTGTAACAGACAGGAATGTTACTGTCAAACTACTGCAGCAGGATTATCCATAGCCTGTGTCTCAAAGCCCCTAGGGCCTCACATTTTGGTAAGGCACTAGAACAAATACAGACAGACACTTGGAACTTTCCACTTCTTCATCTCAAATTCACTAACCCTTGAAATCTCTTGGAGATGGGAAAGTAGTATCTTTCACCTCAAATTTGACTAAGCTGACAGCAAGAATGGCTAGCTCTTCCAGAGTCTGTGAACCAATGCAAAACTTTCCTATATAAAGAAACTATTGACAGCTCTGTATCATTAAGACTTCTACACTAACATGTTCCTCTTCTGCAAGAAATTATTTACTGATGGACAAGTATCAGTACAACTGATTACGTAAGCAAAATCCTTTAGGTAGACAATTCCCAGTAAAAAGGCTGAGAATAAAATCCAGCAGGTTGTGGCTTACACACCAAAACCTAGGAAATTCCTTCATATAGATGAGTTCTTTGAAACCATTAGAGTTCACATGCATCAGACATTTTATGAGCAATGCCcacccagccaaaaccaaacaaacataagCCCTTCTCCCAAACCCCACTCTTACAGATAACCTTCCATTATTAATATTCTTCCAAAACAAGTAAAACTTAATTAAGCCCCCCTCCCCTCATCCCCTGGAGGATTAAGATCTGAGATTCTATCTAGATGCAAACCAATGTTTGTACTGGcattaaaaaacataaaagtgTAACACATCATAAATAGCTAATACCATCAAATCAGATTTTAAATACAGAACCTACACTTTGAGAAACTGCATTCCTATGAGAGATAACTGCTCGCAGTCAGTTGTCCATAACAGCTTTCCACCCCTTCCCACTttctgaaaacactgaatttaCCCTGAAGGAATGAACCATCACAATCTCAAAGCCTTATAAAAAGCATGGGAAGTCAATGCTGGGCTTTCTTATGCTACAGAACAGCCTCAGAACTCTTACACAATTGCTGTTTCCACATGAACTTGTTTTGTATAGGTGGCGTATTAAAGCAAGAATGCGTGAATCAATAGTTACCGTTCCAGAAATATACTTTGTCTACGGATATGACAGTAAGCAGAAAGACTAAAATATATGATGCTAATAATTTCCTCCTGCATACAAAACAGAAAGCCTTTATGCCAAAACTAGAATTGATCATCTAAGGACACGCTGCAATACTGAAATATACAGCAActgggatttcatttttttaagattaaaggCTTTAATCATATCAAAGTTTTAAAGTAAGATCTTAAGCTCTACAAAAGGCTTTACAATACATGATCAACATGTTTCATTATAACTGCAAATAAATGCTCAGCTATCTGAGCTTCTGCTTCCGCACCTTCAAAACAACCTACTCCTACCTTGTATTTCATTGCACCTTCCATATAGTTTTCAATAACCACCTAGATGCAATTTacaaattataaagaaaatagaGATCAGCTTGTTTTGACAACCTTCCATATCTAAAACTGATGAAATGTGACACAAAATCTTAAACTTTGGTAGGAGTACAACATGCTCACTGAAAAGGCTACATGTTGATATATGTCTAATTTTACAAGAAATGACATTAGCATatgtatttcatttgaaaagcaaaacagcagtcAAGCAGATGAATTAATGTTACTATTTGAACCTTATCTGCATTTCCTGTCTTTAAAAACACGTCAGCATTGCAAATTTAATCTTTAGGTGATGTAGGAAGTCAAACCGAAACACATGTTTTAACagcggtgattttttttttttttttttttttttacgaacTCATCAGTTGACTATAGGAATCTATGAAAACATTCCTTTCAGAGAGGTTGCATTTAATTACGGTCCTATAAACTTCATAAATAAAAGGCAGTTCCTGCAAGACTGAAGGCCCAACCCTAAGCCGGTAAACTTCCCACTGGCCTTAAGACACAGGACAGCTCTCCACTTTCTAAATTGTCAAAGGAGGACTGGGAAGAAAAGACAAGGCcccatttctgaaacaaaactgaacagCTTAGAGATGATTCCTAGGGTTATAGTCAATCTCTTCAGCCTAAAATTGAAAAATTTGTTCATCTGAAGACGAAGAAAGTAATCTGAACTTGATTAAAGAgaatgaggcaaaaaaaaaaaaaaaaaaaagaaaaaatctctctCACCTTaagaaataaaccaaataaaGCAAACCAATCCCCTTATCTATTCTACCTGGACCAATACGGCTCAAGCCATTTACTTCATATTTCCAAAGCTGAACAACTCCTTCTTACTTTCAGaatcaaaagaaaatatgtaactgaACACCTAATTGAATAATGATATATGGTTAGTAAGAGAGGTCTGGAAAGACATTAAGAAGGTCACGAAAACTTCATGAACTCACAACCTCCTACTGATGTGCACAGCTTTACCTATATAACAGCATTTTTCAAGCGggtagggggtggggggtgttccTTGCACTTGCAAAATCTAAGGCAAGACAGATAATTGTCCTTATCTCATGTGTTCcaagacaaattaaaacatgTATTAGCCATCTTTAAAATAGCATAACTCTcatctgaaaatgtgaaattCCCACCCCTGTGATTAAGACACAATTTAGAACAGCCAAAAGCAAGCATTTCTCCCTCCTCTCAACAACATCCCAAGAAaatgctggggggggacagggactaAATGCTTTTTGCAGCTTAAACCACAGAAATTCCTACCACACAGGTAATAAACAAACTATTGTAACTGTGACACTTTCTTTTAACATATACCGTAACCCAAAAAATGTATCACGAAcgaggaaaaaaagtgttcatcTCTCCCAAAGAAGCAGCTATAGGAACTTTGTAActaccactgatttttttttttttaataacttacaaTACGACTACCATGGGTATCACTAAAAGTCATCATTCATTAAAGCTCAACCATAGCTGGGAGAAACCCCactccaaaataatttaaaaactgtcgTTTGAGCTATTTATTGCAGAAAATTAACGAACAATCACATTAACAAAAAATACATAAGTACTACTACACAATAGTACTTTTTAGGTTAGAGGttagccccccctgcccccaggagCTGCAGAATTCCTttgaggaaggacagaaggaatcAGGCTTTTCTTATCAAAATCCTCAGTTTCAAAAGTCTGACGGTTCTTCCTTGTGCTATAACCTCCAGATAGTTAAGTCAGTACGTCTGTACCCTTCTGTTTCCTTCCCCAATACCACACTCCGGAAGAGATCCAGAGACATTTGTCTTCCAAACTACTACCATTTGCCTCATCTCCCTTCGTGCAAACCAGCAGGCTTCTATCCAGAAGAGCAGAATTCCACTATCCCCTCCccccattatttttctttttccccacggGAGATCTCAGCCACCAACAGGCCTCTTAGAAAACCCCTATTCCCGTTTATCGACGCTCCGTGGAGAACACAACCTCTCCCCCTTGCGCCGAAACCCAAACACAAggcctctcccctccctcccagcagcccaAACAACAGCGCAAGCCCTCTCGCACAGCCTTGCTATGGCGGGATCCTCCTCCCTCCCGGCCACTcggttcctcctcctcctcctcctcttaagGCTCAGCCAGGTTCCCGCGCAACAGCCCGGGCCTagcccgccccgcggccgccatGCAGGAGCCCCGCAGCCTCGGGCTCCGCACGAAGGGCCCGACCCGCACCCCCGCCCAAGTCCGGGGAACCCCCTCCCCTACCCGCGGCCAGCACCTCatcccttccccccgcccccgctgctGCCCCCGGGCCTCGGCAGAAGGGTGCAGGCCCGCACCCGCGGTCCGTGTCGCTACGACAAAACCCCGGCCCTGCGAGggggatgggaaggagggagggaggggagaggcggcTCCGCTTCACTCACGCTCTCATGGTCCCACCGCACGTTGCTGCGCTTCTCATCCGGGGCCAGGTTTCTGTCCCGGCCCATAAGCTCATCTAGGAGCTGGGCGGCCGATATCATCGTGTCCTCCTGGCCGAATCCCCCCTCGCGAAACACAGgctgctccgccgccgccgccgcctctcctcCCCGACCgaccgcgccgccgccgccgacagTGACAGAGACAAAATGGCGGCACGACTCCTCGCCCTGCCCACAATGCAGCGCGCGCCTGCTAACCGCCTCTGGGGCCTGGCGGAGCGCGGGACGGGCCCGCCGCCGGCCTGGCgtggggggcggccgccgcgctccTCACCCACCCGGCGCCTGCCGCAGCCGCGTCCCTGCGGAGGCCGCGACGGCTCCCGGTTCGACGTGGCTGGCGGGGAAAAACGGGGACGGGGCTGGTCTCCTTCCCGCGACCCGGCCTGGGGGTGCCGTCGTGTGCGCGGCCGCCGAGGGGCCTCGACGGGCGAGGAGGCACCAGCACCGGGAAATAACACCACAGAGAAATACCACACGGGTGCGTGGCTGGGTGTGAGGGACGCCAGGTGCCCCGCAGGCCGGTGTCCTGCCCCGTGGGGTGTCATGGCGCTGGGACGCGGCCCAGGCGCGCAGTGTGCTTCGGCAGGAGCCTTTGCCATGCTTCTCATGGCGGGAGGCAGAGGACTCAGgcctgggcagcagctggagggttATGGCggtcccctctgctccctggcagGGTGATGGGCACCGAAACCACCCCTGGTGTGCAGTCACCGACCGCCTGACTGCCTCCAGCAGTGGAATTCTACCGACACGTTGCGGGGAAAATAAAGTCCCTCGGATCTAACCTAAATCGTACTGCTTGGTCTTGGAACCCGTTTCTGCtcgttttgttggggttttttccctttctaggAGTGACTTTGTACCTCATCTTTACTGACTTTTGCATGCCGATTTTCAGCTACTTCCCGATTTCTCAAAATCATTTTGAACATCCTAAGTgcatgaaattaattaaatttttaatgaaattgtatttttttttgaaGAGCTTGAAGTCTGTATTCGTGCTGATCCTGTAAAACCCACAGGACTCTCGGCAGCCTCACTCAGAATCACCGAGGGCTTCATGCAAACGCCAGCGTTCCCTGCAGAGTTTCCTTTCAGAAATCTGCCCATAACACCTCCATTAGGCAGCGCTGTAAGGCACCACAAAGTTCTTTCAAGCTTTGTAATGATTTAACAACCCACTGGAACTGCTGGAAGAGTGTAACTGAAATCAATGCAAGACAACTTGTATGAATTTTCAGTCTTAATAACCTACGGTTTGGGGTGGGACAGGAGGTGGGTGTTTGCTTTAGAAAATGGGGCAGAACTGGGCTGTTTCAGCTTCTTTGTATTGCTCTAATTGCATCAAGAAAGCAAACAGGTACACTGGAGCCTAACTCCTGCAGATTTCCCCGGCATGGTCGCACAGGGCAGACGAATAGAAATGGCTAGCTGTCCGGCTGgagtttgaaaatgttattttgacCCTTTATAATAGTCATGAAATTTTTACCAGCTGTTCTCCCTGCCGTAACTTGGTTTAGGCCAAGTGCACAAGGCCCAAACCCAGCTTTTCAAAACAACCCATGCAAATTACAGGAACTGCCTGTAATCTTTCCAGTTGATTTGCGGGCAGATGTCGAGTTCGCTTTTTAGGGATTAATTGATTTTGCCGAGAGCGCGTGAAGACGAGGAGACTTCCCTCGACGGAACAACTGCAGCAAGCCAGAGCCCGCGACAACAAATAGCGGGCCGGAGCCGCTGTGTCTCACGCACTTACATCGAGCAACACCCCAGCGCCTTCAGGaccgccgcccgcctccccgcccggGCCGGGCAGCCGTGGCTCGCCGGCGCGGCTGTCCGCCGGAACTCCCTCCCCGGGCCGGGGTTGTCACCGGTAATAGGGTCCCCCAGCGGAGCGCGGCCCGGACGCCGGCGGGGTGACACCGGCCGCCGTCTCCGCCGTTCcttccccggggtgggggggggctgctcgGCGTGCGGGAGATGAGAGCTCGGCCCGGCCGGGAGGCGgtcggcggctgcggcggcgagATGGCGGCTCCGGCCGCCGAGCGGGAGCGGCAGGAGCGGctgcgggaggcggcggcgctgGGGGACGCGGAGGAGGTGCGGCGGCTGGTGGAGCTGGGGGTCGGCCTCAACTCCCAGAACGAAGTCAACGGCTGGTAAGGCTCCTgctgcagcggggggggggggttctcctCGGGTGTCCCGGAGCTAACGCTTTCCCGGGAAACACGGCAGAGTGGAATTAAAAGGTCGATCCGCTCCTCGGTGCCGGGAGAGACCTCTCTTCCCACGAGGAGGAAGCGGTGCTGGAGCTGGTAACCGCCGGGACAAGCACGCGtccccttcccacctcctgctTGGATCCGGTGCTGTTCGCTGCTTCTCCGGGTCACTAGCTTGTTGCTttgtattgctttttgttttgtttatttatttagttttggAAGGGCACGCTGAGACAGCACGGGCAGTCACAATGCAAACCTCGGCTTGCCAACACGTGTTCGCGTCTAACCAGAAATATTCTCTATTAACTCCAAAATCAGGTTCGAAAATCACTTTCCCTTTTAAGCAGGGAACTCGCAGGCTGTTTCAGTGATAGTTAAACTCTTTGGTTTTGACATCTATTCAGATACCACCCAATGACACTAAACCCGAGACTTTTCTGTAGCAGACACTTGTACAAGTGGGACTCTATCTATACATGAACACACGCACACTCCCCCTCCGTGTTATCCGAAGCAGGATTTACAGGCAATGCtcaggtgtttttgttttttttcaattcaaCCTGTATTTACTATGCTGTATTGTGCTTGAATTTGTAATTAAAACCAGGAGGAATACAATTAGGAAAAGAGCTGGACTTTTAAAGATGAAAGCTCAATCAGCAATtttgagaagcgcaggacgcttgCAACTTGAGGTTCAAAGTGTGGTGATTGAAATTAGGATTTGTAAAAATTTCAGAGAACTGATTCATAAGACATTCAGTTATCTTAGTGTGTAAGATAAGATAAACAGCTGCTTGTCATCAGAATGAGTTTGTATCTGGAATTGATGAAAGAAATctgtcataaaatatttttaaaaacaattatctGGTCATATTTAACTATGGCACTAAACGGGTCTTCACTGTTATTTAAGTTTTCTTGTAGAATTTAAATTTCTCCAGTGACCTCAGTATCTCTGATGCTAAGAGGTGCTGAGTACTTACATTTTGATGTGTGTCGGGTCCATGGGTAGCTGGTACCTCTCTGCGCGAGACCACATGAAACGGTCAGGATGGATCCCAAAATGAGGCCAGTGCTATTGAGGCTTACATACCTTCTGTACTAACTAAACCTGCAGGTTTTGCACTAAAAGCAACACAGCCACGCTGTCTGTGCTTTTTCCCACCACTTTGGACCAAATTAGTTTATGACTTGGCAGTGTGCTACTTCTGAATTCATGCAGGCTCTTCACACTCATTTCACAAGGAGATATTTGTGAAAAGGCCAGAAAACGCTGCACAGAAAAACTGAACAAACCTGGTCTGAGTTTCATGGAGCTTCATGTCTCAGATTCTGTGGGATCTTTGGTGTTAAAAATTCAGGAATACTCTGCTGACAAAATTCTTTTATCCCATTTAAAAATGGCACTTTGTAGCTGAAATGCACAGCCCAACCTTGGAGAGAGAATTCAGGATTGTACACTGTTGTTAGCAATATCACCTCTGAAACACAGATTTTGTAGCACGCTTCTTAGGATAGtctatgaagaaaaatattatgtataCATACACTTACATTCATGTCTCTTCAATTAGATCTAATTCTACATAACCCCTTGCTGCACTGACTAGTCCCACTAACTTTAATTCAGAGATACTTTCTGCCATCAAGatgcattaatttttattaagaaGAAATTGTAGAATTGagccttttgtttctgttaaGACAGGCTTAATTAAGTCAGAATATATGACAGTTAATGAGGTTTTGCAAGTTACCTTGTCTTCTCTTGTTTTACCTGATTTGTATCCCTACAAAGATtagattatttcttttctcccttacATTCTTTTAcacaagaaaatttaaaacaacagAATTTTGTATACAAAGTTGGGAGTTGTTGGTCAAGATAAAACTTTGCAGTCCAATGACtgtgtccttaaaaaaaaaacaaagtggaaaaagCTTTTTGGAGCTGGACTTCcagctgaaattttttttctcttacacgTTTGTTATTtatctctgctttattttatttaattcttaaCAATCAAACAAACTTGGAGAAGGGTTGTGTTCATTTTTGCAAAGAGTTTCCTTCAACTGGAACTagagtatttaaagaaaaaaagctggagaaaggTCAAACATCACTAGAACGTGGGATAGGGAAGAATGGTAAGACTGCACAATGAGTTAAAATCTGTGAGTCTACAAAGTCCCTAAAACTAAGCACTAAATAAGCTAAGTAGCTTTTAGGAAGTTTCTTTATTAGTCTCTCTAGGTCAGCAActgcaaataataatttaaaaaaatagaaaagcgGTTAGTTCTGTGCATCAGTTACAGATTGCAGAATACTAGTTGTCTGCAGATCAAAGCTTGGGAATTGCTAGTGCAGCAAATAGCAACTGGGCAAAGAACTGTGCTTAGAAACTATGCttacaatattttaaacataatttactTTCCAAAAAGTGCAAGTCATTGTGCCGACAGCATTAATTAAAGAGTAAAAATAGCATCCTAGGGAAGTATCTCTATTagctcacatacacacacaagtaTTTCAAGTACAACTTATTCTTTCAAAGATTAAAATAGCATACACAAgccttctttttatatttatttttccagaaaagttaGTAGCCTAATAAATGACAAATTGAAAAGACCTTGaactttaaaaatactactaTGGTAACTTGGCATCAAGAGTATTAGAGCAAGGGAAAACTACATCAGCAGGTGTCACTGCAGGCTCCAAAACCAGTGTAAATTTCCAAGGAAGATTGCAGTTAAAACCTTTTTTGTTAGATGTGCATTGGGTCTTGTTCTTCTCACAGGCAGCAAGAATGAGTGTCAATTAATCTGCTGTAATTTAGGATTTCAAACAGTGTTAACATTTTCCATGTGCAGGACTTGTTTGCACTGGGCATGTAAACGGAACCATGCTCCAGTGGTGGCTTACCTGCTGCACGCCGGTGCTGACAAGGAGATCCTTACGAAGAAAGGAGAAAGGCCGGCCCAATTAACGTCAAAGAGAGAGATAAGGAAGATGTTGGGAGGTAAACCTATTGGCTTTGCGATATGATCATCAAAGGCTGTAGTAAAAGGCTGTTTAAAGCATGTATGGTCCAATCTTTATTTTGCACGTGAAGATACTGTGTTTGGGATTTAGTAATAACTGTGACTGGATTTCTAGAGTGTTTACTTGGTAAGAAATCAAAGTTTAAGAAAAGACGATTACCAACAAATTCCATATCCAGCTAGCCaaacttttttctaaatactgaaaaatttgaaaaactgtatttttaaaaaggccaTAATTAAACCAATGACAGATGCAGCTTCCTGTTTTCAAAAGGGCAACAGGAGAAAATCTCTCAAATTTCTATGAAGCCCTTATATGAGCAACACCTAATTTTCTGGTGTTGGGTGGAGCTTAGACACTGTGttgaataaatggaaaatatgcaGCCCAGAGAAACAGCTCATTAGACACCGGCAGAgcatttttgtagtgttttgtaaCCGTTGGAGCAGAGTAGGCTTTGCTGCTAGAGGTGATAAGTAATTTGAAATGTGGTCAATTAACAACCTCTTTCCTCCCGTTTGTATTCCCttgtctgtttttgttttcattattgtctCCCAGCTGTTGAATTGGTAATGTTTCAGCTTTCCCAGTACTGCCTGTTCTTTTCCCTTTATCCCCTGCCTTAATATCGAACAACATATTACCCTTTGTTTTTCATTGCCTTATACATTATGAAGACAATAGCATTATACCACCAGAGACCATGTTACAACGTGCTACCTAcggattaaaacaaaacaaaacaaaagtattGCAGTGTTTAGAAGGAAACAGCACCCCCAGAATTACTAGAATCAGACTCTGCTTTTGAGCTTACTgtattgcagcactggaacaTGGTTCTGTTTACtgtaggaaaaaaaggcatagaGCTTCTTGATTTATCTTTTATCCTGTGATGCTTTTAACACTCTACTGcctcccctaaaaaaaaaaagaaaaaaagaaaaaaaaaaaaagaaaccccacagtgcaatagcaatatttctttttttccgtCAAATCAGTCTTGGAgaatgttgttttgtttgttttacagtggAAGATGATGAACTCCCAGACTTAAAGAAAGATTCAGATCTGCCAATCATCCCTAATTATCTGGCTAACCCACCCTTCCCTTATGTTTATAACACCATGAGTAAGAGTATTCCAGATCCCTCCATGAATGGGAGTATCTCACACTTAGAATCACAAGATACCGACTCTTCTTCCTTACCTGATGTGGAGACTTACACATGTGCACCATTACAGCATGGGAATGCTGCTCCCAAGGCGGCCGATAACAGAGGCATGCCGTCACTGCCCAGAGGGTGTACTGTACCACCACACTCAAAAACTGTCCTTCAGAGAAGCCCAGTTTACCAGGGATCTGTGTCTTGGAGCAGAAGTCCCCCTTCGCCAGCTGGATCAAATCAGTCCATACCTCAGCAAGAGAACGGCTCCTGTATGGGGCCTGTGCCAGCATTTCAGCctgttttcttcacaggagcTTTTCCACTTAATATGCAAGGTAACACTAAAACTTCTCACTTTGTCGTAGAACTTCTGTCATCTTGGACGGTGAAAATAGACTAATCACAATTACATGTATTCACAGCACTTCCAGAGATTTTCAGGTTCCCATGCTTAGGCATTCAGGAAACATTTGAAGGGAATTAAAGAGGCAGATACCCTGTTTCTGCTGGAACTGTTATTAAGATATTGATGAAAACATTTGCTATTTGTCTTAAGTGCTATAAAAGCATACAGACACCAGGGTAATCTAATTCTCTAAATAGCATACTCCAAGCTTCAAAGAAAGAATGTGAGTATGCAGCCAGCGAGCTCAAGAGAGAACCTCACATGGCTCAATCTGCAGACCTGAGTCTTGAGGTGAACTGTTATATGATCTGCCATTTCTGCAGGTAAATTTTGCCTGCCCAAAGAGGGAAATCTGGAATTTCAGTTTCAGTTCAGAATTTCATTCTTGAAATAAAAGGTGTTCTGATGCCATGAATTAGCAATGAGAAGTTAACTgatgatgaattaaaaaaaaaaccaatgtcatggtttaaccccagccagcaactaagcaccacgcagccactcactcacttcccccctgcccagtgggatgggggagaaaatcgggaaaagaagtaaaactcgtgggttgagatagataagaacggtttaatagaacagaaaagaagaaactaataatgataatgataacactaataaaatgacaacagtaacaataaaaggattggaatgtacaaatgatgcgcggtgcagttgctcaccacccgctgatcgacacccagtaaGTAAGtaagtccccgagcggcgatcccccgacccctactccccccagtttctatactagatgtgatgtcacatggtatggaatattcctttggctactttgggtcagctgccttggctgtgtcccctcccaacttcttgagcccctccagctttctcgctggctgggcatcagaagctgaaaaatccttgactttagactaaacattacttagcaacaactgtgaaaacatcagtgttatcaacattcttctcatacctagctcaaaaacatagcattctaccaactactaggaagacaattaactctatcccagctgaaaccaggacaaccaatAAAAGTAATCTTGGATTGCCCAGGAAATTGATAACCAGCATAATCTGCTTTTAAATTAGCTTAAATCCAGTAAGATGAGTATTCACGCAAAGG
Encoded here:
- the LOC128151132 gene encoding ankyrin repeat domain-containing protein 40-like isoform X1, with the translated sequence MRARPGREAVGGCGGEMAAPAAERERQERLREAAALGDAEEVRRLVELGVGLNSQNEVNGWTCLHWACKRNHAPVVAYLLHAGADKEILTKKGERPAQLTSKREIRKMLGVEDDELPDLKKDSDLPIIPNYLANPPFPYVYNTMSKSIPDPSMNGSISHLESQDTDSSSLPDVETYTCAPLQHGNAAPKAADNRGMPSLPRGCTVPPHSKTVLQRSPVYQGSVSWSRSPPSPAGSNQSIPQQENGSCMGPVPAFQPVFFTGAFPLNMQELVLKVRIQNPNLRENDFIEIELDRQELTYKELLRVSCRELGVNPEHVQKIRKLPNTMLRKDKDVARLQDFQELELVLTVSDKKLLFRVPTLSERSGYNKKASELTY
- the LOC128151132 gene encoding ankyrin repeat domain-containing protein 40-like isoform X2; this encodes MRARPGREAVGGCGGEMAAPAAERERQERLREAAALGDAEEVRRLVELGVGLNSQNEVNGWTCLHWACKRNHAPVVAYLLHAGADKEILTKKGERPAQLTSKREIRKMLGVEDDELPDLKKDSDLPIIPNYLANPPFPYVYNTMSKSIPDPSMNGSISHLESQDTDSSSLPDVETYTCAPLQHGNAAPKAADNRGMPSLPRGCTVPPHSKTVLQRSPVYQGSVSWSRSPPSPAGSNQSIPQQENGSCMGPVPAFQPVFFTGAFPLNMQELVLKVRIQNPNLRENDFIEIELDRQELTYKELLRVSCRELGVNPEHVQKIRKLPNTMLRKDKDVARLQDFQELELVLT
- the LOC128151132 gene encoding ankyrin repeat domain-containing protein 40-like isoform X3, coding for MRARPGREAVGGCGGEMAAPAAERERQERLREAAALGDAEEVRRLVELGVGLNSQNEVNGWTCLHWACKRNHAPVVAYLLHAGADKEILTKKGERPAQLTSKREIRKMLGVEDDELPDLKKDSDLPIIPNYLANPPFPYVYNTMSKSIPDPSMNGSISHLESQDTDSSSLPDVETYTCAPLQHGNAAPKAADNRGMPSLPRGCTVPPHSKTVLQRSPVYQGSVSWSRSPPSPAGSNQSIPQQENGSCMGPVPAFQPVFFTGAFPLNMQELVLKVRIQNPNLRENDFIEIELDRQELTYKELLRVSCRELGVNPEHVQKIRKLPNTMLRK